In the Saccharococcus thermophilus genome, TTCCATAATGAAGAGCGTTGAATGCCGTAACGGCGAAAAAGCTCGCCGATATCCCCCGTTTCTGACGCCATGGCAAGAAGCAAATGTTCGACGGAAATATATTCGTCTTGCATCTCTTTCGCTTCTTTTTCCGCATTCGTCAACACCCGCTGCAGCCGCGAAGACAAATAAACGTTTTCCGCACCTGCTCCTATCACTTCTGGCTTTTTCTTTAACAACACTTGCAGTTCATGAGTGAATGCGTCTATATGAACACGCAACAGTGTGAATATTCTTTTGGCAAGCCCTTCTTCTTGCTGCAATAAGGCCAGCAGCAAATGTTCGACATCAAGTTGCTGATGATGGTGTTTCACAGCGGTCGACTGGGCCGTCATCAATGCCTCTTGCACTTTTTCAGTAAATTTTTGAATATTCACCTACTTCCCTCCTTTTTGACCTTTTTTGACCTTTATGTATATTATAGCGAATGCCTCCTTGTTTTTTCAAATAGAAAGCCACTCCTTGACCGGAATGGCTTTGTGGAGGGCATAAAATCCATCTTCCCCCCCATTTTATATCCTTTTCACGTTTGGCAGCCAGTAGCTTTCTTGGCTTATCGCCGTTACGGTTTTCGCGCATATGTCCAATGACGATTTTGATTCGATGTTTCTGGAAACGCATCTCCTGCGTTGAGCTTGACCTTTTTCGGATTTTTGACATTATCTCCTGTTTCGCCAATTTCGATGTATACTCCGTTGTTTGGCGCTTTATCGCCTGGTTTAAAATGGCGTGGTTGACCCATTGTCGTATTCCCCCTTTATTCAGAGTGCATTTTTATCATTCCCTCTTCCTCGTTTATTCATAACCAGGCAAATAATGGTGACATAAAAAACACCGAGTATATTCCCGGTGCTGTTTCTTTATAATAAAGAAACTAAAATCGCTTTTTGTACATGGAGGCGATTGCCCGCCTGCTGAAATACGTATGAATTCGGCCCGTCAATCACATCCGCGGCCACTTCTTCCCCGCGATGGGCCGGCAGGCAATGCAAAAACATATAATCCGGTTTCGCATGTTTCAATAATTCATCATTTACCTGAAACGGCTGGAAAACAGTAAGACGCTGCTCGCTTTCTTGTTCCTGCCCCATGCTCGTCCATACGTCCGTATAAATAACGTCGGCATCGGCAACGGCTTCGATTGGATCGTGTGTCACCGCGATGGTTGCCCCGCTTTGTTTTCCAATTTGCACGGCCGCATTCACATACTCTTCTTTCGGTTCATAGCCAGACGGACAAGCGATGGTGCAGTCCATGCCGACTTTGGCAGCGGCTATCATCAGCGCGTGAGCGACATTGTTTCCGTCGCCGACATAAGCAAGTTTCAATCCTTTGAACATCTTCTTTACTTCATAAATCGTCAATAAGTCGGCAAGCGCCTGGCACGGATGATCATCGTCTGTCAATCCGTTAATCACCGGAATCGTCGCGTATTGAGCGAGCTCCTCTATTTTACTATGGGCAAACGTACGAATCATAATCGCATCCACATATTGTGACAGCACTCTTGCAGTGTCGGCGATCGTTTCGCCGCGTCCGAGCTGCAAATCATTGCTGTTTAAATAAAGCGCGCTTCCGCCAAGCTGAATCATGCCGACTTCAAACGATACTCTCGTGCGCGTCGATGGCTTTTCAAAAATCATCGCCAACGTTTTTCCGACAAGCGGAGTATAAGATTGTCCGACAAGCTGCTTTTCTTTTAATTGCGCTGCAAGCGTCAGTAAATAATGAATATCTTCTGTCGAAATATCCATCAATGTTAAAAAATCTTTTCCTTTTAGGGAAACGACTTTGTTCATATGATCACCGCTTTCTCCATTTGTTTTTTCTTTTCAAG is a window encoding:
- a CDS encoding YjzC family protein, with the translated sequence MGQPRHFKPGDKAPNNGVYIEIGETGDNVKNPKKVKLNAGDAFPETSNQNRHWTYARKP
- the argF gene encoding ornithine carbamoyltransferase, producing the protein MNKVVSLKGKDFLTLMDISTEDIHYLLTLAAQLKEKQLVGQSYTPLVGKTLAMIFEKPSTRTRVSFEVGMIQLGGSALYLNSNDLQLGRGETIADTARVLSQYVDAIMIRTFAHSKIEELAQYATIPVINGLTDDDHPCQALADLLTIYEVKKMFKGLKLAYVGDGNNVAHALMIAAAKVGMDCTIACPSGYEPKEEYVNAAVQIGKQSGATIAVTHDPIEAVADADVIYTDVWTSMGQEQESEQRLTVFQPFQVNDELLKHAKPDYMFLHCLPAHRGEEVAADVIDGPNSYVFQQAGNRLHVQKAILVSLL